The Budorcas taxicolor isolate Tak-1 chromosome 8, Takin1.1, whole genome shotgun sequence genome includes the window TGGAAAAGCTTTACTTTAAAAACATCATTCACAGCAAGACAAGAAAAAAGTTTCCATGGACAGTCAGAAAATGTCGCCAACAGCTAATTAATCCTGGCCAATTAAAAATACAACCAAAACATGTGCCCAGGAATCATCTTTTACCACGAAGAAGTGGGGGGAGGGGTTTCTTCTATCACATCTGCCCAGCCACACACACAAAGTATGCCACATACACATCTTAGGAATTCATTTGTGTACAATGAACTGTTACTTAAATGGACACAAGGCAAATTTATAATACCCACGAAAACAGTATCATTACCAAATAACCAAGAGACATGTACAGCACACCCAATCAGTGAACCCATGACACCACGGAGATCATGGGATGAGTTTGCCATTGAGCACCTTAAAAAACCCAGGCATTTCTGAGATTTACACATACTCCTAACAAGAATTTTTCTTCCAGCTCTTAAAGACTGCCCTTTAAGCTACTGAACCCTTTATGGGAAGGTCTTATCCAGTTCTTCATCTCTCACTATcatgaaaaaggcatctttttaaaataaagtaggaCCCATTAGCTTTGcagaatgaaattttttttttttttaaatcagcttttgcttctctaaaGAATGAACTGACTCTGGAGAGAACTTTCTTAAGGTCGCAGGTCTAAACTGAACTCTTAGAGAGCCTCTAGGAATATCACGTACTGGCAGCACAAGGCCCCACAGGGAATACTTCAGGAAGTGAGAATTCAATTCAACTGAAGGAGGAGCTTTTAAAACATCAGAGCTTTCCAGTAATGGAACAGCTGCCTCCAGGGTGGTGAGCTTCCCATTACTGGGAATAGTCAAGGACAGCTAACTATAGAGGCGGACTGAGGtaaaggaaaatgctttcaaGTCAGTCAAACCTTCCACAGATTCAGCCACTTCCTATGTGATCATGGACATACTCAACTAACTTCTGAGCTTCAGTTCtgtcatctgtaaaaatggaagCTAGCTCACCTTGAGCGCTGCACGAATCACAAACAGTAGCGACAAGCTTAGAACACAGCCCAGTAGGGTAACTCAAATGGCactttttgttagttttattactATCAGTACCTGGCAGGAAAGCTCCAGTAACATCCCCTTCAAACCTAGCACATTACCAGTTTCTCTTTTTTGTCCGTCCCCCACTCCCCACTCCTGTTTCTCTTGAGACAGATTAAaatatacaggaaaaaaagaaaaacctcaagTGCTCAAACTTACTgggaatttaattttataattaagggCAGTTACTGACATGAGGCTGATTTCCCAGGAGAGGCATTCTCTTTCCACCCTCTCCACACTCTATGGTgtcccctcctttcctccccaccaCAACTTCAGACTAAACATAAAACTTGCCCTTTGGCCCTCAGTGTTAACAATCACAAAGCTCTGAAACAGACAGATGTGAAAAGATTCCTAAACTGGGAgatgggagacgtgggtttggtctctggttctgCTACTGACTGCCTACGTCCCCTCAGGTAACTCATCTTTGTACTGGTTTGAAACACTGGAGTACTACTCATAGGTGTTACCTCACATGATTTTCACGACCTTGTGGAAGGTATGAGAACCGCccttaataaatgaagaaatttatGGCCCCCAAAGTGGAGTGACTTTCCCTGGGTCTCACAGGAAGGAGCGGGAACAACATCTCGCCCAGCCCCAACCCTTcccaaagaagcaaaacaaaacttatACTTCCAGGTCTTACTAAAGACAGAACATTCTTGACTGAACATGATGCATGCCCTTTACCTCTCCTCTCTCAGGACCTGGCCTAATCAAGAGAGAAAACAAGACATTTGCTATCTTTGGGAGGGAGGCTTCatcttccctctcttttcttATCAAGCACAACCAGGGttaaagaaaacagaggctcTGGGCTTATCTAAATACACTTATGTATACATAAAATATCTTCTGAATACTCAATAAGCTGGTTAACACTGGTTATTTccagagaatactggagggttgaGGAATAGGAGTGAAGGTCCCTTTATGAATTTAAGACCCTATGAATATTTGATCTGTTTATATACACCGTCAGTtttaagatgaatttttaaaagcttcgAAGGAATACAAATAGGGTTTCTAAAAGGGCTTTGCAACCCCACTTGTtgctgggtgaccctgggcaaatcACTTCACCTATCCAAGCCCAACTTCCTCACTGGTAAAAGGTAACCACTAACAGCACTATCTACAAGCGTTTTTACAAGGAATAAACGGGACAATGCACATAAAACGTTTAGCATAGTATCCGCACAGTGGAAGCCTACAAGAAATGCTGGTTACCATTATTCAGCATTAACCTTGCTATATCTTTATTGCAAGCAGCACTCCACATACACACCCGTCTCCATGGCATACCCACAATTATGGCGCAGTCCCTCACATTAGTACAGCGCTTTGTACTTCATAAACCGCCTCTCCATACTGCTTCATCCTTCAAACTCATTAACAGCCCTGGGACATCATGGTTAACTCATTTCGcagctaaggaaactgaggctccaggagGCAATCACTCAATTCTCCCATCTCTAAATCAACTCCAGATCCCTTCAACCCGCTCGCCACTCCCAGGTCCCCTACTCCCGGAGCCGTGTTCCGCGCGGCACTGACCTGAGCGAGCGCCCCGGGGCCCGGGACCTCGCGCCGGGCTCACACCAACTAGGCGCGCTCGGGCCGCCAGAGCCTCGCAGCGGCCGGGTCCGCTCCGCAGCCATGGCGCCTGCAGCGAGAGAAAGGCAAACAGCCCGAGGCGCGGCGAGTCAACAGAGGCGCGGGCGCCAAACAACCCCCTCCGCGACCCGGCCCCGCCTAGCACACAGACCTGGACCGGCGGCCGCCGCTCCGGGTCCGCAGCCTCACAGGGGAGCGGCTTCCGGTGCTGCCTGCGTCATCTCCGCGCGTCCCTCCACCCGCGGCGCCCAGCGGACGCGGCTGCACTTCCGGCCCCGCCTTGAAGCGGAAGTGGGAGGGCAGAGGGGCGTAGAGGGAAACGGAGCACGCGCCGGACCCCTGAGTCCTGTGGCACCTGGGCGGAAGTTCACTTCCAGGCGGTATAAACAAATTATCCAGTGAATTTCTGTCCGTCACCCAATCTGATCTTGCACCGACTGTGCGACACTTTTCCTTATTATGCTCACTTTACGAGGAGAGAGGGACTATAAAAGACGTGTCCAAAGAACAGCTACTCATATGACCGACAGTCGTATGTGCAGTTAGTGGTAGAGCAGAGCGAAGGCTCCATGTCTCCGGAGTACATCTAGGGCACtgaacacaggaaagaaaaagttgATTCTTTGTGGTGGTGGAAACTAAGTATGGAGTTCAGAAAGTCAGGTCTTAAACTGGTTTGGTTTGGTAGACAACAGGAAGACTGAGAACTTCTAAGGCAGAGGGTGACTGATGATGATATTACAGGAAAATTTAGAAAGACATGGGTTGACATGTCAGATTGGGTGAGCTTTATGAAAGAGAAGGCAGTGCTAAGGTAATCAAGAAAACCAGGCACTTCTATTTGCAGCAAATGATCTCAACCCTAATACCGTAAGTTTGCTGAATCAAGCTGAAAATTCTAGATGGagctggcttcagttcagttcagtcggtctgtcctgtccgactctttgcgaccccatgaattgcagcacgccaggcctccctgtccatcatctcctggagttcactcagactcacgtccatcgactccatgatgccatccagccatctcatcctcggtcgtccccttctcctcctgcccccaatccctcccagcatcagagtcttttccagtgagtcaactcttcgcatgaggtggccatagtactggagcttcagctttagcatcattccttccaaagaaatcccagggctgatctccttcagaatggaccagttggatctccttgcagtccagggactctcaagagtcttctgcaacaccacagttcaaaagcatgaattcttcggcgctcagccttcttcacagtccaattctcacatccatacatgaccacagggaaaaccatagccttgactagacggaccttagtcggcaaagtaatgtctctgcttttgaatatgctatctaggttggtcataacttttcttccaaggagtaagcgtcttttaatttcatggctgcagtcaccatctgcagtgattttggaggccccaaaaataaagtctgacactgtttctactgtttccccatctatttctcatgaagtgatgggaccagatgccatgatctttgttttctgaatgtcgagctttaagccaactttttcactctcctctttcactttcatcaagaggctttttagctactcttcactttttgccataagggtggtgtcatctgcatatctgaggttattgatatttctcccggcaatcttgattccagcttgtgtttcttccactccagcgtttctcatgatgtactctgcatagaagttaaataagcagggtgacaatatacagccttgacgtcctccttttcctatttggaaccagtctgttgttccatgtccacttctaactcttgcttcctgacctgcatacagatttctcaagaggcaggtcaggtggtctggtattcccatctctttcagaattttctacagtttattgtgatccacacagtcaaaggctttggcatagtcaatacagcagaaatagatgttttctggaactctcttgctttttcaatgattcagcggatgttgcaatttgatctctggttcctctgccttttctaaaaccagcttgaacatcaaagagttcacggttcacgtattgctgaagcctggcttggagaattttgagcattactttactagcatgtgagataagtgcaattgtgtggtagtttgagcattctttggcattgcctttctttgtaactggaatgaaaactgaccttttccagtcctgtggccactgctgagttttccaaatttgctggcatattgagtgcagcactttcacagcatcatctttcaggatttgaaacagctcaactggaactccatcacctccactagctttgttcatagtgatgctttctaaggcccacttgacgtcacattccaagatgtctggctctagattagtgatcacatcatcatgatatctgggttgtgaagatcttttttgtagagatAATATTGTTTGAACCTCTCATGGACCAAGAAACCAAACTGTCTCAGTTTAAGTCCAGAGGATATCCAGGAGCAAAATATATGgctcattaaaaaatgtaaattgcaAAATGGAATTTGTATTTAGTGAAATCCAAGACCTATATAATCATTCAATTTTGTATATgtaaaaaaattctcatttgaatttttttaggaTATATATTCCCCACTTTGTAAAAAATCTCCAAGAATCCACACTGATTGGTGAGAAAACATAGCCAGCTTTAAAATGCAATGAATTATTCCTAGGCAAATAACTACAAAAACTGCTATGAATGGCAGGCAGGAAGATCAACATGCAAAAAGTGAAACGTGAAATAGCCTGGCATAGGAACAGAAGGCTCAGTGCAACCGTTTGTGACAGGAACATAAAAACATGCTGgatgttgtttctttctttctttactaaaCTTGCTGATCAAATGGTATTTGGAGTAATTTCTACACATAGAGACAATAGAAAAATTGCAAACATCAAATGCTTAGTTTTTCCATTTCAGGCTAAAATGGATTACTGGTTATTTCCTCTTTTGAGATAAAGTTGCCTGGGAGAGGTAGATGGATGACATAACTGATTTAAGAACAATCTTACATGGCCTATACTAGGAATTCAGAATCCTTCCTGGTGAGACATGTATCAAACTACACCATAAGTTTCTTTGGGTAGAAAAAATGCACCCACCAGGGATGACAAGCATCCCTTGGTGTTTACCACATTTCTTGCACATGCACGTACCAGCAAGAAGAGACTACTCTGTTTAGTTTCTTGAGATAGACTCCCTGTGTGATGATGGAGACACATGTGTGAACTGTTCTTTCAACACCCACACATACTTCACCAGGAACTCCATATAAAGACAAGGGGTCAGCTTCAAGAGGTACACAAGGTTGGAAGCATTTGAAGAGATTTGCTTTCTATTCTTTGTTCTGGATTCCCTCTAGCTGTAACATGATCAGCACTTGCTCTCCTATAGGGCTAGAAGGTATTCTGGGACAAAAGCCCAGGTTGATTGACAAGAAACCTTATCCTGAAGGTCTCAGGCACGAGGTACTGTACTTCAATTGCTGTTAGAATGAGTGATCCTGAGTTACATTTGGACACACTTTGGCATCTGGGCTCAATAATTTCCAAAGCCCCCAGACTGTTCACAGACAACATGCAGGTAAGTTTCTTATAATCTTTGTAGCATTTTGTATCTACTAGAAAGCTTTTGAGTAGGCTGAAGTTTCTTCTTTGTGCAAATCATCagatgaactgaaaaaaaaaaaagagaaaggagttcAGATTGTAATTGTGGgaatttgttttgatttgttgtatttttcttattaaaaagacATGGGAAAGTAAAAGATGGACTTCAGGAGTTTCTAGTGGTTAAGAGTGAGCTTTGAAACTGACAGATCTGAGTTCCTATCACGGCCCTATCTCACCCTCTTCTTACTCACTGAATGATCTTGAGCAAATGCCTAAACCACATGGATGCTCAGTTTAAGTCTGAAGATAACCTATCTGAAAGGGATGTTAGCAAGACTGAAAGAGTTAAGCCACGTAAAGTGTTTAGCGCAGGGCCTGGCTCACAGCCAGTGCTCAATACGACGTTAAGTGTCACTATGGGAGTCTTTATTGATTGACGTTCTGGTGAACAGAGACTGAATTCTTCTGATGTCTCTGGCTCTGTTATATAGCAGTACTACATTGTATATGTCCTTCCAGATGGAAAGATTCCATCTCCTTTAATGAGATGGAATAAGCCTGGCCTCAGATACGTCCTAGACCTCGGAAAAGGTGCTATGCAGATTGTCCATGTTGAAAGACATGTCAGAAAGATTAGGGGACCCTGTCAAAACCAATAATGTCAGAATTGTCAGAATTGAAAACTCTTACTAGAGGAATGTAAATGTTTGATCCTAGCCATTGTGCAGTGGTCAACAAAGCTGCCACTCCATTGACAAATAGCCCTGGACCTttgtaatcagagaagaaactgaCCCAAGCACATTGGTTCTGGAAAGGACTGTCATATATTTTCCTGTAAGTTTTTAGCCTAATGATACCAATTGTTACTTTATATTCAGGTGTCTACGTCTGATTCCTCTTTGTTTCCCCAGTGTCTAACACAGGTGCCTTGAATGTAGTAAGTAGGGTTTCATTCAAGCAAGAAAACAGCCAGCATTTTGTTCAGTTTCCGCTTTGTGCTAAATACTGGTCTCAGTAgtactggagaagagagaggcatGATGTCCAGGGGACCAAGATCTAGTAAGAGAGACAGGGAACAGAAACACTAataataaacacttaaaatagtGTGCTGTTAAGTGCTTTCAGAGGTACACATGGTATTCCGGGGGTATATACAAAGAAACGGGGATGAAGCTTGAAGGAATGAATGTGTTCTTTCCTTTGGGTGACTCTCTGCAGACTTCGGACTCACCAGTGGTGTTTCATCCTGTTTAATGTTATTCTGTTTCATGCCTTGCTTTTTGGGGCTGATTTTGTGGAAGAATATTTTCTGCATGCTTTGCCTTATGTAGATATGAAAATTCTTGAAACTAAGGATAAGGCAAGAAAATTGAGCACGGAGCCCTTGAGAAGCAATCTTTCCAAATGCTATATCCTGAGCCAGTCAGAGGTGTGTAAAGGGAAGAGCGTATTTTTGCTCTCCCTTATATTCAGTAGCCCAGAAAATGGAACAAGGCGGGATCTCATCAGGAAAACCTGGGGTAACGTGACCAGTGTCCGAGGGCACCCCACTCACACTAATTGCTTTGGGAATGCCTGTTTTGGTAACCACTCAGCAAGAGATGGAGAGTCCCAAAAGAATAATGACATAATTGAAGGCATCTTCTTGGACAGTGCTGAGAACCAGACGCTGAAGATTATCGCCATGACGCAGTGGGCTGTGGCTTTCTGCCCTAATGCCCTATTTGTCCTGAAGGTTGATGAAGGGATGTTTGTCAATATACCAAGCTTGGTGGACTATCTTCTCAATCTGAAAGAACACCTTAAAGATATCTATGTTGGAAGAGTTATCCATCAGGATACGCCCAACAGAGACCCTAATAGCCAAGAATTTGTCCCTTTCAGTGAGTACCCAGAAAAGTACTACCCAGATTACTGCAGCAGGGAGGCCTTTGTTATATCCCAAGATGTGGCTCGGATGATGTATGTAGTTTTCAATGAAGTACCCATTAAAGTGCCTGCTGATGTGTTCGTAGGAATCTGTGCTAAGTCCATTGGCCTTATACCCATCCACAGTTCAAGGTTTTCTGGGAAAAGGCACATCAGATACAACAGATGTTGCTATAAGTTCATTTTCACATCCTCAGAAACTACAGATACTGAAATGCCCCAGGCATGGGAGGAAATtaacagtggaaaagaatgtaCGCTGCTTGAAACCTATTACGGGCTTGTTTCCTGCAAACTTCTGACGTATCTTGACAGCTTTAAACGCTTTCACATGGGTACCGTAAAAAATAATGCCATGTCTTATGATGATTAGGGTTTCTTTGTTCCTCTTCAAAGTGTGTTCTTTTAAAACTACCTCCAACCGTGTTACGGAAAATGCCCCTCCTTCCTTGTTTTTATGTAGGTTCTCTGAATCTTTAATTGTACTCAGCAAGTTGCAAAGTGCCTTATTGCTCTGATGTACTACACTGAATTGAGatctcattttaagaaatttaaattggTGTAACGTGATTCTCTTCGAAATAAAACCTTCTGTCTAGAAAGGAGAGGACATAAACTTGAATTGCAACTCAGAAGTCTTGTTTCACGTTTATAATCACTGGGTTTCTAAGAATCACGTTCTATGGAGCTGCCATGACTCCAGTGGCCACAGCAGTGACTGACCTTTTAGAAtgctcagaaagagaaacagtaaGTGAGGACTTTTAACAAAATGCTCATCTTGTCTGCAAGCAGGAAACATTTTTCGTAATCTGGATGGTGGGATCACATTTAAAAGTTTTAGCTACCTAGTATATattaacttggagaaggaaatggcaacccactccagtattcttgcctggagaaccccgtggacagagaagcctggtgggctacagtccatggggtcgcacacagttgggcacgactgaagcgacttagcatgcatgcatgcattggagaaggaaatggcaacccactccactgttattgcctggagaatcccagggatgggggagcctggtgggttggtTAAACAATTTCCATCAAGTCCTAATTAGGCAGTGTTTTACAAATGGGATGCAACAAATACACCTTATGTAGACactctattgggcttccctgctgtggttcagtggtacagaatctgcctgccactgcaggagacaggagtttcatcctgggttgggaagaatccgtgaagaaggaaatagcaacccactccagtcttcttgcctgggaaatcccatggacagaggagcctggcagtccacagggttgcagagttggacgtgacttggcGACAACCACCATATACTCTATTAGTTTCCTAGAGGTGCTTAACAGAATACAacaaactaggtggcttaaaacaacagaaatttagtgGTATTAGCAGTAGGAAAATGGCCAGTATGGGAACGTGGACAAACGGAACTCAGGGATACCAGAGAGGGTGAAAGACCGATAACTAATCTGGGACAAGAAAATTCCAGTCACTTGAGAATCATTTTGTAACAGAGCAGGGCTGGTTTATCGATGTCACCATGGCTTGAAAGAAACCTACTTCTACATTCTGAACCATCACACTCTGATAACATATTCACATAAAAACCTCTGGATTGGTGACAGCTTTGCCGTTTAGAGAGCAGAACACTAGAAAACAGGTGGGAACACTTTctgtcaatgaaaaataaatgcatcCTTTGTTAATCAGTGAGATGGTGTCCTGGTTTAGGCAAAGGGAGCCTTCCATTCTGACCTGGGTTATTAGGGGTCAATTTCCCTCTCTTTGAACAACTCAATATTGACTTGAATGTCAAAAATTAAAGCTCTCAAAAATGACCACCAATAACTAATATGACAGTTCGGGGACCTTTCCAGTTTAGCATGTTATCACTTCCTACCGCCCAAACCACAACAGAGTAAAATGCATTGATATACAGCAAAAAGGGCACCAAGGAACACTAGAAACATCTTCGaaagatttattttctatttttcaaaggaATGATAGTGACAAAAAATCAAGAGATcttattaaaagtatttattcTTAGTATAGGGAACATAATTTTAAGACTGCATATTACttgtttttcaaagaatattaaaTATCCAAGACTTTGAAAGTAGAATCAGAAGGGAGAAAAGgaccccccctccaaaaaaaaaaaacccagaaaaggtgagggggtggggatgaaaagaattcagaaacaaTTTGGTTCCATTTTAGTTaaagtggattttaaaataagagagtAAGCCCATGAAATTTCTTTGGGAGGAGAACAAAACTTCCATCTTCTTGCAGAGATTAAGGCAGTAAAAGGAATCTGAGAAACAGCCGGTTCAATTACGACGAAGTCTGCCTGCTTTCCTGGTTTTACATTGAGTTTCAATGCAGAAAGACAACAAATGTGGGTGATAAAATTGTGTTAGACACTCCATGATAGCTCTGGGCGGGCGAGGGCAGTCTCTTGTTTTGAAGAATCCAGATGGAGCCAAACTTAGAAATTTTGGTCAATACACGGTCTAGGCTCTGGAAGAAGTCACTCTGCTCCTTCCACTGCTGTTGTGGAAATAGGTTTCACGTAGTACGGACCTTCACTCAGGTAAGTTCTGAGCCTCAAATAATTCGGGTTCCCAAAGATTTCTGCAATTGTCTTGGAATTGGCAAGTGCTTTCACCAGTTCATACTTAGCATCCTTCGAAGCTTTGTCATGCTCCACGGACCGATCCATCACATATTCTACGAAACCTGGACTGTTGAACATAAGTTTCTGAGCCCAGGGTTGGTTTGCAATGGCCTGAAATGGAAGGGGGAAAAGAACACAATTCTGCTGAGTCTTAAGAAGTTAGGTGTGTTAATGGAATGGCACAAACCTTAGAAAAAAATCTGGcaacacaaactttaaaaatgttactttttacCTAAGTAAATTCCTAAAACTCTAACTTAAGaaaatactcaaaatattttttaaagttctgtatACAAAGATGCTCATTACAGTGTGGAAGGTACACTATAAATCCCTTGTAGTGGGAAGATGGGTTAGTAAATTATGATATatagcaataaaaaattaaaaataaagtatatattaaGAATAATGTTGATAAAGATGGGAAAGTCTGTTATATGAAAAGAGCAGATCCAAATTACACACGCGGCATAATCACCACGATGGGAAAATATCGGCTAGAGAAGGAAAGGCGACCGTAAAGAAGCTCGTTCACGTGCACAAGAGTGTATTTTTGagaatgttcactgtagcatcaTTTGTGATGGATGCTATCTAAATCTTCATTTACCGGAGAATGACACATTGCGGCTACACAATGAAATGCTGATGACTTTCCAATTGCCTCTTTTAGTACAGACAAATCTTAAAAGCATgctaaagagaaaaagcaaattgcAGATGATATGAAGAGCATGATACCATTTGTAAAGTTCAAGAATATctgaaatactgtattttaagGATATATGCATAAGCAGTAAAAGTATGAAATCACACATGCGCTCGTAAACCCTGAACTCACGGCAGTGCAGACGCTGAGAAAGCGAGGAAGGGGAAGTGAGTCAGGCCGAGGTAGCAAGGTAAGACCGTGTCTGAACGTTT containing:
- the B3GALT9 gene encoding LOW QUALITY PROTEIN: beta-1,3-galactosyltransferase 9 (The sequence of the model RefSeq protein was modified relative to this genomic sequence to represent the inferred CDS: inserted 3 bases in 2 codons), which gives rise to MCSFLWVTLCRLRTHQWCFILFNVILFHALLFGADFVEEYFLHALPYVDMKILETKDKARKLSTEPLRSNLSKCYILSQSEVCKGKSVFLLSLIFSSPENGTRRDLIRKTWGNVTSVRGHPXLTLIALGMPVLVTTQQEMXESQKNNDIIEGIFLDSAENQTLKIIAMTQWAVAFCPNALFVLKVDEGMFVNIPSLVDYLLNLKEHLKDIYVGRVIHQDTPNRDPNSQEFVPFSEYPEKYYPDYCSREAFVISQDVARMMYVVFNEVPIKVPADVFVGICAKSIGLIPIHSSRFSGKRHIRYNRCCYKFIFTSSETTDTEMPQAWEEINSGKECTLLETYYGLVSCKLLTYLDSFKRFHMGTVKNNAMSYDD